The following are encoded in a window of Magnolia sinica isolate HGM2019 chromosome 11, MsV1, whole genome shotgun sequence genomic DNA:
- the LOC131218423 gene encoding uncharacterized protein LOC131218423, with protein sequence MGTNKECIEHLKSRLGVVHAGLQRMEEAINRLSSIVIVNQENPTQENPNHDNYHQEGDNGGRQIISSKTARLEFPRFSGDDPTVWFNHVEQFFEYQGTAEHQKVPMASYHLEGEANQWWQWLRKTLPKEGQVILWERFQEELWARFGPSGCEDFDEALSRIKQLGTLRDYQREFEKLGNKVSGWTQKALVGTFMGGLKAEISDGIRMFKPKSLKEAINLARMRDE encoded by the coding sequence ATGGGTACTAACAAAGAGTGTATTGAGCACTTGAAATCTAGACTTGGTGTAGTTCACGCAGGACTTCAGCGAATGGAGGAAGCTATCAATCGACTTTCGAGTATAGTGATCGTAAACCAGGAAAATCCTACCCAGGAGAATCCTAACCACGACAACTATCACCAAGAAGGCGATAATGGGGGTCGGCAGATCATTTCCTCCAAAACGGCGAGGCTGGAATTCCCACGATTTTCAGGAGATGACCCAACCGTATGGTTCAATCATGTGGAACAATTCTTTGAATACCAAGGCACGGCAGAACACCAAAAGGTTCCCATGGCTTCTTATCACCTTGAAGGGGAGGCCAACCAGTGGTGGCAGTGGCTTCGTAAGACGTTACCGAAAGAAGGACAGGTGATTTTATGGGAAAGATTCCAAGAGGAATTATGGGCTCGCTTCGGACCATCAGGCTGTGAAGACTTTGATGAAGCTCTCTCAAGAATCAAGCAACTGGGGACGTTGAGAGACTATCAACGTGAATTCGAGAAGCTCGGCAACAAAGTAAGTGGATGGACGCAGAAGGCGTTGGTGGGGACGTTCATGGGCGGCTTGAAGGCTGAAATTTCTGATGGGATTCGGATGTTTAAACCGAAATCCCTCAAGGAGGCCATCAATTTAGCACGAATGAGAGATGAGTAG